The proteins below are encoded in one region of Juglans microcarpa x Juglans regia isolate MS1-56 chromosome 4D, Jm3101_v1.0, whole genome shotgun sequence:
- the LOC121259154 gene encoding squamosa promoter-binding-like protein 1 isoform X1, whose amino-acid sequence MEAGFGGEAHHFYAMSAADLRVMGKRSLEWDLNEWKWDGDLFMASQLNPVPSGCMDQQFLPLGSGIPLTGGASNSSSSCSDEVNLEVERGKRELEKRRRVIVLEDDNSNDEEEGTLALKLGGQDYQVAEREVRNWEGMNGKKTKLVGGTSNRAVCQVDHCGADLSHAKDYHRRHRVCEMHSKATKALVGNSMQRFCQQCSRFQELQEFDEGKRSCRRRLAGHNKRRRKTNPDTVVNGSTMNDDQTSGYLLISLLKILSNMHFVANRSDQATDQDLLSHFLRSLAGQTGEQGGKTISGILKEAPNSQSAGNSLGNSELVSTLFTNGPHDPSRTFKDHHPVPVTEMPQQGLRLDEARGGDIQTASSSKPSILSSPPVYSEVRDSTARQIKMNNFDLNDIYIDSDDGMEDIDRLPDPANMGTSSLDSHQSSPPQTSGHSDSVSAQSPASSSGDAQSRTDRIVFKLFGKEPNDFPLVLRAQILDWLSHSPTDIESYIRPGCIILTIYLCQSEAAWEELCHDLSSSLNRLLDVSDDSFWRTGWVYIRVQHQIAFIYNGQVVIDTSLPIRSNNYGKILSVKPIAISTSERAQFSVKGINLTRPATRLLCALEGNCQVEENTHDSTDALDNFEDHDELQSINFSCSIHAVNGRGFIEIEDHGFSSSFFPFIVAEEDVCSEIRTLESALESTETSADFVGTRKMEAKNQALDFIHEMGWLLHRSQLKSRLGRMDPNEDLFPLKRFKWLMEFSMDQDWCAVVRKLLDILLDGTVGAGEHPSMNLALAQMGLLHRAVRRNSRALVELLLRYQVSNELRSESVELFGGGNESFLFRPDVLGPAGLTPLHIAAGKDGSENVLDALTNDLKMVGIEAWKSARDSTGSTPEDYARLRGHFSYIHLVQRKINKRSAAGHVVLDIPSAPSDCNANQKQSNELTTSFEIGAESRRVRQHCKLCDQKLAYGTACRSLVYRPVMLSLVTIAVVCVCVALLFKSSPEVLYVFRPFRWEMLGYGTS is encoded by the exons atGGAGGCTGGATTTGGAGGTGAAGCTCATCATTTCTATGCTATGAGTGCTGCGGATTTGCGGGTCATGGGGAAGAGGAGTTTGGAATGGGATCTTAATGAGTGGAAATGGGATGGGGATCTTTTCATGGCCAGCCAGTTGAATCCAGTGCCATCAGGTTGCATGGACCAACAATTTTTGCCACTAGGTTCTGGGATTCCCCTGACCGGGGGCGCTTCAAATAGTTCATCCTCATGCTCTGATGAAGTAAATCTGGAAGTTGAAAGAGGAAAGAGGGAAttggagaagaggaggagggtTATTGTGCTGGAAGACGACAATTCAAACGATGAAGAAGAGGGTACCCTTGCTTTGAAGCTTGGTGGACAGGATTATCAGGTAGCTGAGAGGGAAGTAAGAAATTGGGAAGGAATGAATGGAAAGAAGACTAAGTTGGTTGGGGGTACTTCAAACCGTGCCGTTTGCCAAGTGGACCACTGCGGAGCTGATCTGAGCCATGCCAAGGATTATCATAGGCGGCACAGGGTCTGTGAGATGCATTCCAAGGCTACTAAGGCACTTGTTGGAAACAGCATGCAACGATTCTGTCAGCAGTGCAGCAG GTTTCAGGAACTTCAAGAATTTGATGAAGGGAAGAGAAGCTGTCGTAGACGTTTGGCTGGGCATAATAAACGGAGGAGGAAAACAAATCCCGATACTGTTGTCAATGGAAGCACAATGAATGACGATCAGACTAGTGGTTATTTATTGATTAGTCTACTGAAGATACTTTCCAACATGCACT ttgTAGCCAACAGATCTGACCAAGCCACGGATCAGGATCTGCTATCCCATTTTCTAAGGAGCCTTGCCGGCCAAACTGGTGAACAAGGGGGAAAAACCATATCTGGGATTTTGAAGGAAGCACCAAATTCGCAAAGTGCTGGGAATTCACTTGGAAATTCTGAGTTGGTTTCTACTTTATTCACAAATGGTCCGCATGACCCTTCAAGGACTTTTAAAGATCATCACCCTGTACCTGTAACTGAAATGCCACAGCAAGGCCTTAGATTAGATGAGGCTCGGGGTGGAGACATACAAACTGCATCTTCTTCAAAACCCTCCATTCTGAGCAGCCCTCCAGTTTACTCAGAAGTCAGAGACAGTACTGCTCGGCAGATCAAGATGAACAATTTTGACTTGAATGACATATATATTGATTCAGATGATGGCATGGAAGATATCGATAGATTGCCTGATCCTGCGAATATGGGGACTAGCTCCCTTGACTCTCATCAGTCAAGTCCGCCTCAAACCAGTGGACATTCGGATTCAGTGTCTGCCCAGTCACCCGCAAGTTCAAGTGGAGATGCTCAG AGTCGCACTGATCGAATTGTATTTAAACTATTTGGCAAAGAACCTAATGATTTTCCTCTTGTACTGCGAGCACAG ATTCTTGACTGGTTATCGCATAGTCCCACTGACATTGAGAGCTATATTAGGCCTGGTTGTATAATTTTGACTATTTATCTATGTCAGTCTGAGGCTGCCTGGGAGGAA CTTTGTCATGATTTGAGTTCCAGTTTGAACAGGCTTCTGGATGTCTCAGATGACTCTTTCTGGAGAACCGGATGGGTTTATATCAGGGTGCAGCATCAAATAGCCTTTATTTACAATG GCCAGGTTGTAATAGACACATCCTTACCTATCAGAAGTAACAATTATGGTAAAATATTGAGTGTCAAACCTATTGCCATATCGACGTCTGAAAGAGCTCAATTTTCAGTTAAAGGCATTAACCTCACTCGGCCTGCCACAAG gTTACTCTGTGCACTTGAAGGTAATTGTCAGGTTGAGGAAAATACTCACGATTCAACAGATGCTCTTGATAACTTTGAAGACCATGATGAGCTCCAAAGCATAAACTTTTCTTGCTCCATTCATGCTGTGAATGGAAGAGGATTCATTGAG ATTGAAGATCATGGGTTTAGCAGCAGCTTCTTTCCTTTTATAGTTGCGGAGGAGGATGTATGCTCAGAGATCCGCACTCTTGAGAGTGCATTGGAATCAACTGAAACTAGTGCAGATTTTGTGGGGACCAGAAAGATGGAAGCCAAGAATCAAGCCTTGGATTTCATTCATGAAATGGGCTGGCTTCTTCATAGAAGTCAGTTGAAGTCTAGATTGGGTCGCATGGATCCTAATGAAGACCTCTTTCCTCTTAAACGGTTCAAGTGGCTCATGGAGTTCTCGATGGACCAGGATTGGTGTGCTGTAGTGAGAAAACTATTGGACATCCTGCTTGATGGAACTGTGGGTGCAGGAGAGCACCCTTCCATGAATCTTGCATTAGCTCAGATGGGTCTCCTTCACAGAGCTGTAAGGAGAAATAGTAGGGCATTAGTGGAGCTGCTTTTAAGATATCAAGTTTCAAATGAATTGAGATCTGAAAGCGTGGAATTGTTTGGTGGAGGCAATGAAAGCTTCTTGTTTAGACCTGATGTTTTAGGCCCTGCAGGTTTGACACCACTTCACATAGCAGCCGGTAAAGATGGTTCTGAGAATGTACTGGATGCATTAACCAATGATCtcaaaatg GTGGGAATTGAAGCCTGGAAGAGTGCGCGTGACAGCACGGGTTCCACACCTGAAGATTATGCTCGCTTACGAGGCCATTTTTCATACATCCACCTGGTGCAGAGGAAAATTAACAAAAGGTCTGCAGCTGGGCATGTGGTGCTCGACATTCCCAGTGCTCCCTCAGACTGCAATGCAAATCAGAAGCAGAGTAATGAGCTGACCACCAGCTTTGAGATAGGGGCTGAATCGAGAAGAGTCCGGCAACACTGCAAGCTTTGTGATCAGAAACTGGCTTATGGAACAGCTTGCAGGTCTCTCGTATACAGGCCCGTAATGCTTTCACTGGTGACCATCGCTGTGGTCTGCGTCTGTGTGGCCCTCCTGTTTAAAAGCTCACCTGAAGTTCTGTACGTATTCCGCCCCTTCAGGTGGGAAATGTTGGGTTATGGTACAAGCTGA
- the LOC121260543 gene encoding major pollen allergen Ole e 10-like, with product MKMKAARGTFAIFLPLALAFLLSFAACTESRTKVNGKRQQAAIFSRSHVNGKKLQHAKAGENKALHSDRARKDSSNTWCIAKPSIDNERLQHNVEYSCAQAHVNCSSIQAGGSCFHPNNVNSHASVVMNLFYQTAGKHHWNCHFNATGLIVFVNPSFGNCQYPA from the exons ATGAAAATGAAGGCTGCCAGAGGGACATTTGCAATTTTCCTTCCTCTAGCCCTGGCTTTTCTCCTGTCTTTTGCTGCTTGCACTG AGTCAAGGACAAAGGTGAATGGAAAAAGGCAGCAGGCAGCAATTTTTTCAAGATCCCATGTGAATGGAAAAAAGTTgcag CATGCAAAAGCGGGCGAGAACAAAGCTTTGCATTCAGATAGAGCAAGAAAGGATTCGTCGAATACGTGGTGCATTGCAAAGCCTTCCATAGATAATGAAAGACTTCAGCACAACGTGGAATACAGCTGCGCACAAGCACATGTCAACTGTAGTAGCATTCAGGCCGGAGGTAGCTGTTTCCATCCAAACAATGTAAACTCACATGCCTCTGTTGTCATGAATCTCTTCTACCAGACTGCCGGGAAGCACCACTGGAACTGCCATTTCAATGCAACTGGTCTCATCGTCTTTGTCAACCCAT CTTTTGGCAATTGCCAGTATCCAGCTTGA
- the LOC121259154 gene encoding squamosa promoter-binding-like protein 1 isoform X2 — protein MEAGFGGEAHHFYAMSAADLRVMGKRSLEWDLNEWKWDGDLFMASQLNPVPSGCMDQQFLPLGSGIPLTGGASNSSSSCSDEVNLEVERGKRELEKRRRVIVLEDDNSNDEEEGTLALKLGGQDYQVAEREVRNWEGMNGKKTKLVGGTSNRAVCQVDHCGADLSHAKDYHRRHRVCEMHSKATKALVGNSMQRFCQQCSRFQELQEFDEGKRSCRRRLAGHNKRRRKTNPDTVVNGSTMNDDQTSGYLLISLLKILSNMHSNRSDQATDQDLLSHFLRSLAGQTGEQGGKTISGILKEAPNSQSAGNSLGNSELVSTLFTNGPHDPSRTFKDHHPVPVTEMPQQGLRLDEARGGDIQTASSSKPSILSSPPVYSEVRDSTARQIKMNNFDLNDIYIDSDDGMEDIDRLPDPANMGTSSLDSHQSSPPQTSGHSDSVSAQSPASSSGDAQSRTDRIVFKLFGKEPNDFPLVLRAQILDWLSHSPTDIESYIRPGCIILTIYLCQSEAAWEELCHDLSSSLNRLLDVSDDSFWRTGWVYIRVQHQIAFIYNGQVVIDTSLPIRSNNYGKILSVKPIAISTSERAQFSVKGINLTRPATRLLCALEGNCQVEENTHDSTDALDNFEDHDELQSINFSCSIHAVNGRGFIEIEDHGFSSSFFPFIVAEEDVCSEIRTLESALESTETSADFVGTRKMEAKNQALDFIHEMGWLLHRSQLKSRLGRMDPNEDLFPLKRFKWLMEFSMDQDWCAVVRKLLDILLDGTVGAGEHPSMNLALAQMGLLHRAVRRNSRALVELLLRYQVSNELRSESVELFGGGNESFLFRPDVLGPAGLTPLHIAAGKDGSENVLDALTNDLKMVGIEAWKSARDSTGSTPEDYARLRGHFSYIHLVQRKINKRSAAGHVVLDIPSAPSDCNANQKQSNELTTSFEIGAESRRVRQHCKLCDQKLAYGTACRSLVYRPVMLSLVTIAVVCVCVALLFKSSPEVLYVFRPFRWEMLGYGTS, from the exons atGGAGGCTGGATTTGGAGGTGAAGCTCATCATTTCTATGCTATGAGTGCTGCGGATTTGCGGGTCATGGGGAAGAGGAGTTTGGAATGGGATCTTAATGAGTGGAAATGGGATGGGGATCTTTTCATGGCCAGCCAGTTGAATCCAGTGCCATCAGGTTGCATGGACCAACAATTTTTGCCACTAGGTTCTGGGATTCCCCTGACCGGGGGCGCTTCAAATAGTTCATCCTCATGCTCTGATGAAGTAAATCTGGAAGTTGAAAGAGGAAAGAGGGAAttggagaagaggaggagggtTATTGTGCTGGAAGACGACAATTCAAACGATGAAGAAGAGGGTACCCTTGCTTTGAAGCTTGGTGGACAGGATTATCAGGTAGCTGAGAGGGAAGTAAGAAATTGGGAAGGAATGAATGGAAAGAAGACTAAGTTGGTTGGGGGTACTTCAAACCGTGCCGTTTGCCAAGTGGACCACTGCGGAGCTGATCTGAGCCATGCCAAGGATTATCATAGGCGGCACAGGGTCTGTGAGATGCATTCCAAGGCTACTAAGGCACTTGTTGGAAACAGCATGCAACGATTCTGTCAGCAGTGCAGCAG GTTTCAGGAACTTCAAGAATTTGATGAAGGGAAGAGAAGCTGTCGTAGACGTTTGGCTGGGCATAATAAACGGAGGAGGAAAACAAATCCCGATACTGTTGTCAATGGAAGCACAATGAATGACGATCAGACTAGTGGTTATTTATTGATTAGTCTACTGAAGATACTTTCCAACATGCACT CCAACAGATCTGACCAAGCCACGGATCAGGATCTGCTATCCCATTTTCTAAGGAGCCTTGCCGGCCAAACTGGTGAACAAGGGGGAAAAACCATATCTGGGATTTTGAAGGAAGCACCAAATTCGCAAAGTGCTGGGAATTCACTTGGAAATTCTGAGTTGGTTTCTACTTTATTCACAAATGGTCCGCATGACCCTTCAAGGACTTTTAAAGATCATCACCCTGTACCTGTAACTGAAATGCCACAGCAAGGCCTTAGATTAGATGAGGCTCGGGGTGGAGACATACAAACTGCATCTTCTTCAAAACCCTCCATTCTGAGCAGCCCTCCAGTTTACTCAGAAGTCAGAGACAGTACTGCTCGGCAGATCAAGATGAACAATTTTGACTTGAATGACATATATATTGATTCAGATGATGGCATGGAAGATATCGATAGATTGCCTGATCCTGCGAATATGGGGACTAGCTCCCTTGACTCTCATCAGTCAAGTCCGCCTCAAACCAGTGGACATTCGGATTCAGTGTCTGCCCAGTCACCCGCAAGTTCAAGTGGAGATGCTCAG AGTCGCACTGATCGAATTGTATTTAAACTATTTGGCAAAGAACCTAATGATTTTCCTCTTGTACTGCGAGCACAG ATTCTTGACTGGTTATCGCATAGTCCCACTGACATTGAGAGCTATATTAGGCCTGGTTGTATAATTTTGACTATTTATCTATGTCAGTCTGAGGCTGCCTGGGAGGAA CTTTGTCATGATTTGAGTTCCAGTTTGAACAGGCTTCTGGATGTCTCAGATGACTCTTTCTGGAGAACCGGATGGGTTTATATCAGGGTGCAGCATCAAATAGCCTTTATTTACAATG GCCAGGTTGTAATAGACACATCCTTACCTATCAGAAGTAACAATTATGGTAAAATATTGAGTGTCAAACCTATTGCCATATCGACGTCTGAAAGAGCTCAATTTTCAGTTAAAGGCATTAACCTCACTCGGCCTGCCACAAG gTTACTCTGTGCACTTGAAGGTAATTGTCAGGTTGAGGAAAATACTCACGATTCAACAGATGCTCTTGATAACTTTGAAGACCATGATGAGCTCCAAAGCATAAACTTTTCTTGCTCCATTCATGCTGTGAATGGAAGAGGATTCATTGAG ATTGAAGATCATGGGTTTAGCAGCAGCTTCTTTCCTTTTATAGTTGCGGAGGAGGATGTATGCTCAGAGATCCGCACTCTTGAGAGTGCATTGGAATCAACTGAAACTAGTGCAGATTTTGTGGGGACCAGAAAGATGGAAGCCAAGAATCAAGCCTTGGATTTCATTCATGAAATGGGCTGGCTTCTTCATAGAAGTCAGTTGAAGTCTAGATTGGGTCGCATGGATCCTAATGAAGACCTCTTTCCTCTTAAACGGTTCAAGTGGCTCATGGAGTTCTCGATGGACCAGGATTGGTGTGCTGTAGTGAGAAAACTATTGGACATCCTGCTTGATGGAACTGTGGGTGCAGGAGAGCACCCTTCCATGAATCTTGCATTAGCTCAGATGGGTCTCCTTCACAGAGCTGTAAGGAGAAATAGTAGGGCATTAGTGGAGCTGCTTTTAAGATATCAAGTTTCAAATGAATTGAGATCTGAAAGCGTGGAATTGTTTGGTGGAGGCAATGAAAGCTTCTTGTTTAGACCTGATGTTTTAGGCCCTGCAGGTTTGACACCACTTCACATAGCAGCCGGTAAAGATGGTTCTGAGAATGTACTGGATGCATTAACCAATGATCtcaaaatg GTGGGAATTGAAGCCTGGAAGAGTGCGCGTGACAGCACGGGTTCCACACCTGAAGATTATGCTCGCTTACGAGGCCATTTTTCATACATCCACCTGGTGCAGAGGAAAATTAACAAAAGGTCTGCAGCTGGGCATGTGGTGCTCGACATTCCCAGTGCTCCCTCAGACTGCAATGCAAATCAGAAGCAGAGTAATGAGCTGACCACCAGCTTTGAGATAGGGGCTGAATCGAGAAGAGTCCGGCAACACTGCAAGCTTTGTGATCAGAAACTGGCTTATGGAACAGCTTGCAGGTCTCTCGTATACAGGCCCGTAATGCTTTCACTGGTGACCATCGCTGTGGTCTGCGTCTGTGTGGCCCTCCTGTTTAAAAGCTCACCTGAAGTTCTGTACGTATTCCGCCCCTTCAGGTGGGAAATGTTGGGTTATGGTACAAGCTGA